The Arthrobacter sp. OAP107 DNA segment ATGTTTTCCTCATTGACCTTCTTCAGGACGTCCGGGTTGATCTGCTTCAGGTGCAGGTAGCCGATCCGGTCCGGGTAGTTCTTGATGAGCTCCAGGCTGGAGGCGCCGCAGTATTCCGCGTGGCCGGTGTCCAGGCACAGGTTGAGGTACTGCGGGTCCGTCGCGCCGAGCAGGGTTTCGATGTCCTCCTGGGCTCCGACGTGCGAGTCGGCGTGGGAGTGGAACTGCTGATTGAGGCCGAAGTCCTCGATCAGCGTCTTTCCGAGCCGGTTGTGGCCGGCGAACAGGTCGCTCCAGGCCTTGTCCGTGAGCTGGCCGCTTTCCACGGCCTCGCCGGTAACGTCGTCGCGCCACATGGCGGGGATGACCACGATGTGCTCGCCGCCCATGGCTGCTGTCAGTTCGGCGACCTTGCGGGCCGGTTCCCAGGCCGTCTCCCACTGGTCCAGGCCGCGGTGGAACGCAGTGAAGACCGTGCCCGCCGTGACCTTCAGGTCGCGCTGCTTGAGCTCCTCGGCCAGCCGCGTCGGGTCGTTGGGCAGGTAGCCGTAGGGGCCCAGCTCGATCCACTTGTAGCCGGACTCGGCTACTTCGTCGAGGAACCGCTCCCACGGGGTCTGCTTGGGGTCATCCGCAAACCACACGCCCCAGGAGTCTGGCGCGGTGCCGATGATCAGCTTGTTCTCAGTCATGACAGCGTTGTCTTTCTCTTTTGCGGGCCCACGCCGCCAGGGTTCCCTCGCCGTGGAGCCCAATCGGCGAGGGTCCCTGCCTGAGCTTGCGAAGGCTGGGAGCCGATGGGGACTTGCGGGGCGAGGGTGGCGGTGGGGACTAGTTGGAAGGGAAGTTGTAGGAGGCGCCGGAGGCGTGGGTGGGTTCGGGCCAGCGTGAGGTGACGACCTTGCCGCGGGTGTAGAAGGAGACGCCTTCGGGGCCGTAGATGTGCTTGTCACCGAAGAGGGAGGCCTTCCAGCCGCCGAAGGAGTGGTAGGCCACCGGGACGGGCAGGGGCACGTTGATGCCGATCATGCCCACGGTGACGGAGCGCTGGAACTTGCGGGCTGCGGCGCCGGAGGAGGTGAAGATGGCGGTGCCGTTGCCGTAGGGGTTGGCGTTGATCAGCCTGATGCCGTCTTCGAGGGTGTCGACGCGGACGACGACGAGGACGGGTCCGAAGATCTCCTCCTGGTAGGCGGTCATTTCGGTCTTGACGTGGTCGAGCACGGTGGGCCCGACCCAGAAGCCGTCTTCGTGGCCGGGGACGACGAGGTCGCGGCCGTCCACGACCATCGCGGCACCGGCGGCTTCGGCTTCGGTGACGATCTTGACGATCCGTTCCTTGGAGGCGGGGGTGATGACCGGGCCCATTTCGGCGCCGGGGACGGTGCCGTTGTTGACCTTCACGGCGACGGCGCGCTCTTCGACCTTCTTGACCAGCAGGTCGGCGGCGTCCCCGACGGCGACGGCGACGGAGATGGCCATGCAGCGTTCACCGGCGGAGCCGAACGCGGCGGCGGCGAGGTGGTCGGCGGCGTTGTCCAGGTCGGCGTCGGGCAGGATGATGGCGTGGTTCTTCGCCCCGCCGAGGGCCTGGACGCGCTTGCCGTGGGCGGTGGCGGTCTCGTGGACGTACTTGGCGATCGGGGTGGAGCCGACGAAGGAGATGCCGTCCACGTCCGGGTGGGTCAGCAGCCCGTCGACGGTTTCCTTGTCGCCGTGCAGGACCTGGAACACGCCGTCGGGCAGACCGGCGTCCTTCCAGAGCTTGGCCAGCAGCAGGGATGCGGAGGGGTCGCGTTCGGAGGGCTTGAGGATGAAGGCGTTGCCGGTGGCGATGGCCATCGGGGCCATCCACAAAGGGACCATAACCGGGAAGTTGAACGGGGTGATGCCGGCGACGACGCCGAGCGGCTCACGGAAGGAGAAGACGTCGATGCCGGTGGAGACCTGGTCGGAGTAGTCGCCCTTGAGCAGGGACGGGATGCCGCAGGCGAACTCGATGACTTCCAGGCCGCGTCCGATCTCGCCCTTGGCGTCGGAGAGGACCTTGCCGTGCTCGGCGGTGATCAGCTCGGCGAGTTCGTCGATGTGCTCGGCGACGAGTTCGCGGAACTTGAAGAGGACGGCGGTGCGCTTGGCCAGGGAAATGTCGCCCCAGGAGTCGGCAGCGGCGCGGGCGGCGGCGACGGTGGTGTCCAGGTCGGTCCGGTTGGCCAGGCGCAGCTGCGCGGTGACCTGGCCGGTGGCCGGGTTGTAGACGGGCTGGGTGCGGTCGCCTTCGCCGGCGGTCTCAGCACCGTTGATGAAGTGGTTGATGGTGGTGGTGACGGTCGTCGTTGACATAGAGATGACTTCCTTCGTCTGTGGCTTTTAGTGAACCGTGGCTTTGGGGTTAGCCGAGCAGTTTGCGCTGGCGGTTCTTGTGGTCGGTGTAGGTCCGGTAGGCCTGCTGGGTGGATTCCAGTTCGGAGACCTGGGAGACGGGCACGTCCCACCAGGATTCGGAGCTTGGGGCGTCCAGGAGCGGGTCGGATTCGACGTGGATCACGATCGGGCCGCCGCGTTCCGGGGCTGCCTTCGCGTCGCGGATGGCCTGTTCGAGTTCGGCGATGGCCTTCTCGCCCGGTTCGATCCGGATCACCTTCACGCCGAGGGATTCGGCGTTCAGGGCCAGGTCCACCGGGAGGGTCTCGCCCTCGTCGAAGGAGTGGTTTTCTTCGTCCAGGGCCCGGTACTGCGTGCCGAAGCGCTGCGAGCCGAGGGATTCGGAGAGCGAGCCGATGGAGGCGTAGCCGTGGTTCTGGATCAGGACCACGATCAGTTTGATGCGTTCGGCGACGGCGGTGACCAGTTCGGTGTGCATCATCAGGTAGGAGCCGTCCCCGACCATGACGACGACGTCGCGCTGGGTCCCGCCCTTGGCGGCCTCGGCAAGCGCTGCGCGCTTGACGCCCAGCCCGCCCGGGATTTCGTAGCCCATGCAGGAGTAGGCATATTCGACGTGGTAGCCGAAGGGGTCGCGGACCCGCCACATCTTGTGCAGGTCGCCCGGGAGGGAACCGGCGGCGCAGATGACCACGTCGGAGGCGTCCATGGCCCGGTTGGTGGCGCCGATGATTTCGTTCTGCGCCGGCAGCGGCGTGTGCCGGGTGTCGAAGGCCGTATCCACGGTGGTGTTCCAGCGTGCCTTTTCGGCGGCGATCTTCTGCTCCAGGTCCGCGCCCACGCGGTAGCCGCCCAGTGTCTGGTTGAGCTTGACCAGGGCCTTGCGGGCGTCGGCGACGATCGGCAGGTGCGTGCCGTGCTTGTACGCGTCGATGGGTGCGACGTTGATGTTGATGAACTTCAGGTCCGGGTTCTGGAACGCGGTCCGGGACGCGGTGGTGAAGTCCTCGTAGCGGGTGCCGATGCCGATGATCAGGTCCGCTTCGGCGGCGATGGCGTTGGCCGCGGTCGTGCCCGTGGAGCCGATGGCGCCGAGGGAGAACGGGTGGTCCCAGGGCAGGACGCCGACGCCGGCCTGGGTGTTGCCCACCGGGATGCCGGTCAGCTCGGCAAACTTCGCGAGTTCCTCGTTGGCGTACGCGTAGAGGACGCCGCCGCCGGCGATGATCAGGGGCCGCTTCGCGGCCCTGATGGCTTCGGCGGCGCGGCGGATGTCGTCGTCGTCGGCTTCGGGGCGGCGGATCCGCCATTCACGTTCGGCGAGGAATTCCTTGGGCACGTCGAAGGCCTCGGCCTGGACGTCCTGGGGCAGCGAGATGGTCACCGCGCCGGTCTCGGCGGGGTCGGTCAGGACGCGCAGGCCGTGGTGGAACGCGGAGAACAGCTGCTCCGGGCGGGTGACCCGGTCGAAGAACTTGGACAGCGGCCGGAACGCGTCGTTGACCGTCAGGTCGTAGGCGTAGGGCTGTTCGAGCTGCTGCAGGACCGGGTCCGCGGCGCGGGTGGCGAACGTGTCCGAAGGCAGCAGCAGGACCGGCAGGCGGTTGGTGGTCGCCAGCGCGGCGCCGGTGAGCAGGTTCGAGGAGCCCGGGCCGATCGAGGTGCTGATCGCGAAAGTCTGCCGGCGGCGGGTGTGGCGCGCGTAGCCGACGGCCTGGTGGGACTGGGCCTGCTCGTTGCGGCCCTGGTAGTACGGCATGATCCGCGGGTCGAGCTGCTGGTACTGCTTCAGCGCCTGGCCCACACCGGCCACGTTGCCGTGACCGAAAATACCGAACATGCCCGGGATCAGCCGTTCACGGAAATCGACCCCGCCAACGGAATCAACGGTGTACTGCTTGGAAAGGTATTCGACCACGGCCTGCGCCACGGTCATCCGGCGGGTTCCTGTTCCCATCGTTTACTCCGATACTTCTGCGGTGTGGGTTGACGTGGTGTGGTGGAGGAGTGAGGCGGCTGCGGCGACAGCCCCGGCGACATCGCCGTCCTGCGGGTAGAGCAGGGTCCGGCCGACGGTGAGTCCCTGCACGCCGGGAAGGGCCAGGGCGGCCCCCCAGGTGGCAAACACCTCGTCCTGGGTGCCTGCCGGGTCTCCGCCCAGCAGCACGGTGGGCATGGTGGTCGCGGCCATGACGCGTTCCATCTCGGCCACGACCGGCAGCTTCATCCAGGTGTAGGCGCTGGTGGAGCCCAGGCCTTCGGCGATGGCGATGGACTTGATCACCGCGTCCGTGGACAGGTCGTTGCGGACCCGGCCGTTCTCGCGGACGGACAGGAAGGGCTCCACCATGGCGATGAGCCTGCGTTGAGCGAGGGAATCGATCGCCTTCGCCGTGGCCTCGAGCAGCGAGACGGTGTCCGGGTCGCCGAGGCAGATGCGGGTCAGCATCTTGCCGCCGTCCGCGCCCAGCGCCTCCAGCGCCGGGGCGGTGTGGCCGGTGAAACGGTCATCGAATTCGTTGACCAGGCCGGTCAGGCCGCCGCGGTTCATCGACCCGAACACGAGCTTGCCCTCCAGTGCCCCCAGGAGCAGCAGGTCATCCATGATGTCCGGGGACGCCAGGACGCCGTCCACTGCCGGGTTGGCCAGCGCAATCTGCAGCCGGTCCAACAGCTGGCGGCGGTCCGCCATGGCCACCGGGTCGCTGCCGACCGCGAGGGCGCCGCGGGCCGGGTGGTCTGCGGCGACGATGAAGTTCTGCCTGCCGTACTTCAGGCCGGGGTGGCGGCGGCGGGCCTTGGCGGCCCGGGCCACCGCGTCGGGGTCTTCGAGACGGATGGTGCTCAGGTGCTCGTAACGGCGCGGGTTGTCATCCACCGCGAGGGTCGCGGTGCCGGGATTGAGGCTCACAGGGCCGCTCCTTCGGGGATGGGGGTGCCGGGAACAGCAGCACCGGGAACAAGGCGTCCGCGCTCGGTCAGGAGCGAGGTGACCTCTGCCGGCGTGGGCATGGCATCCGCGCAGGAGAGCCGGGATGCGACAATGGCGCCGGCGGCGTTCGCGTAGTCCAGGACCTGGGCCAGGGGCCAGCCGGAGAGCAGTCCGTGCACGAAGGCGCCGCCGAAGGAGTCGCCGGCGCCCAGGCCATTAACCGTCTCCACCGGGACGGGGGCGGAAACCACACGCTCGGTGCGGGTCTTGGCCATCACGCCCTCCGGGCCGAGCTTGACGACGGCGATCTCCACGCCGGCGTCCAGCAGGCGGTCCGCCTGCTCATCCGGGGTGCCCGGGCCCACGGCCACGGAGCATTCCTGGTCGTTGCCGATCGCCACCGTGACGTGCGGCAGGATCCGGGCCACCTGCTCCCGGGCTTCCTCCTCGGAGGCCCAGAACATGGGGCGGTAGTCGAGGTCCAGGACGGTGTGCTGGCCCTCCGTGAGGCCGGTCCGGGGGCGTGCTTCGTGGGCCGTGATGTGCGCCCCGCGGCTGGGCTCCTGACAGAGGCCGGTGACCGTGGACCAGAAGATCTGCGCGTTCCGGATGGCGTCCGTGTCCAGCTCCTCGGCCTTAATCTGCAGGTCTGGTGCGGTGGGGAAACGGCCGTAGAAGTACAGCGGGAAATCATGCGGCGGCTGGATCGCGCAGAACGTGGCAGGAGTCTGGAGCCCCTGGACCGGGCTGACGAAGGAATCGTCAACGCCGAACTTCTCCAGTTCCCGGTGCAGGTACATACCGAACGGGTCATCGCCGGTGCGGGTAATGACCCCGGTCCGGCGGCCATGCCGGGCAGCGGCAACAGCAACGTTGGATGGCGAGCCACCGAGGTACTTGCCGAAGGACGTCACATCCTCCAGTCCCACCCCGATGTCGTTCGGGTAGATATCAACGCTAATTCGCCCGATCGTGAGCAGTTCGTGGGTCACGGTAATCGTGGACCTTTCTTTTGGATCTCAACCTCTAAGCAGCCGAACGGCCAAGGCTCCGGCGTTCCGCAGCCCCGTGAGCGGGACCACATGAACTACTGTGCCTTAGAATTTATGTCCTGTCAAAGGTTTGTACTGACATACTTACAACAAGCAGAACTGCTTCCAAAATGCGGCATCGGGCACCCACAAACGGAAGCCGGGAGGGTACTGTTTCCGCCCTTATTTCTTCGGTACGGTGAGCTCGCCGGTAACGTACTGGGCTCGGCCAAACCCGAAGGACCAGTCCCCCGCCGTGTTCTCGACGTAACCGATGAAGACGTCCTCGCCGGCGACTCCCAGTGCTGCCAACTTCTCAGCCACCGCAGCAAAAAGACTCTGCTTCGCCTCCTGGCTGCGACCGCCCTGGGTGAAGATCTGGATCATAATGACGTCGCGCGTGCGCTCGAAGCCAAGGCCCGCGTCCTGCGCCACGATCTGGCCGGGCGCATGCTCGGTGACGATATGGAAGTAGTCGCGTTCCGGGATGCCATATTCAGCCAGGATGGCGTCATGGATGCCCCGGCTGAGGCTGTTGAGTTCGTCCTGGCTGCGGCCGGAGTGGACGTCGATTCGCACGAGGGGCATATCTTTCCTTTGATAGTTTGTCCTGACATACTATCAAACTGCGCACCTTGCGCAAGGCTTTCCCTCCCCCGGCCCAAGTAGCTCGCAGTTGTTGTCGTTTTGAGGGCTCAAAACGACAACAACTGCCAGTCAGTTGGGTGTAAACGGACGACGGCGGCCCGTGACCTTCACGGGGAAGGTCACCGGCCGCCGTCGGACGCTTGCTCTTGCGGTGCGGGCGCTACTTGGCCAGCACCTCCTCCAGCCGCTCGTACCCGTCGCGGAGCCCGACTTCCATGCCCGACTGGGCCATCCCGTCGCGGGCCTCCATGCTGGGATAGACGGAGTGGGCCCGCAGCCGGCACCTGCCCCCGCCCAGGTCCTCGAAGCTCATGAATTCGATGCTGACGATGTCCGGGTAGCCGCTGAACTCGAAGGTCTGGATGGCGAAGTCGTTTTCGCGGACGGCATGGAAGATGCCGCTGAAGGCGTACGTCACCCCGTCGGGGCCGGTGTGGTTGTACAGGTACGTGCCTCCGGATCGGAAGTCGTAGTGGTCGACGTCGATCTTCGTGCCGCGCGGGCCCAGCCACTGCGCGATCAGCCCGGGCTCCTTGTGCGCGCGGAACACGTCCGAAACGGGGAAATCGAACTCCCGCTCAAAGTCGATGAACGGGACGCCCTCGGGGACGGTGAGTTTAAGTGCGTTGCTCATGATCGCTCCTTCCTGGCTGGTGCCAAACGGTAGACCTCAAACCGTCCGAGGGCAATGGTTAAAAAGAAACGCGGGGTCACTCTGCGCCCAATCCGGGGGGTGGATTGGGCTGGGAGTGACCCCGCGTTGCCTGAGGTGAGGCTTAGAGCGCTGCGTAGACTTCGCGCAGCAGCTTGGCGGTCTCGGACGGCGTCTTGCCGACCTTCACGCCTGCAGCCTCGAGGGCTTCCTTCTTCGCCTGGGCGGTACCGGCGGAACCGGAGACGATGGCGCCTGCGTGGCCCATGGTCTTGCCTTCCGGGGCGGTGAAGCCTGCGACGTAGCCGACGACCGGCTTGGTGACGTTGGCCTTGATGAAGTCGGCGGCACGCTCTTCGGCGTCGCCGCCGATTTCGCCGATCATCACGATGGCCTTGGTCTCCGGGTCAGCCTCGAAAGCAGCCAGGGCGTCGATGTGGGTGGTGCCGATGATGGGGTCACCGCCGATGCCGATGGCCGTGGAGAAGCCGAGGTCGCGCAGTTCGTACATCATCTGGTAGGTCAGCGTGCCGGACTTGGAGACCAGGCCGATGGGGCCCTTGCCGGTGATGTTCGCCGGGGTGATGCCCACGAGGGCCTCGCCCGGGGTGATGATGCCGGGGCAGTTCGGCCCGATGATGCGGGTGACCTGGTTGCCGTCGGCGTCGACCTTGGACTGTGCCAGTGCCCAGAACTCGGCGGAGTCCTGGACCGGCACGCCTTCGGTGATGACGACGACCAGGCCGATGCCGGCCTCGATGGCTTCAACGACGGCGTTCTTGGTGAATGCCGGCGGGACAAAGACGATGGAGACGTCGGCGCCGGTCTCTGCCATGGCTTCCTTGACGGTGCCGAAAACGGTGATTTCGTTTTCGCCGTGCAGGACGGTGGTGCCGGCCTTGCGGGCGTTGACGCCGCCCACGATGTTGGTGCCGGCCTTGAGCATGAGGGCGGTGTGCTTGGTGCCCTCGCCGCCCGTGATGCCCTGGACGATGACCTTGGAGTCCTTGTTCAGATAAATAGACATGTTTTCTTTCCTAGATCTCGACAGGCTCGATCAGCGGGCGTTGGCGAGCTCGGCGGCCTTGTCGGCGCCCTCGTCCATGGTGGCGGCCAGGGTAACCAGCGGGTGGTTGGCCTCGGCGAGGATGCGGCGGCCTTCTTCGACGTTGTTGCCGTCGAGGCGGACAACCAGCGGCTTGTTGGCGGAGTGGCCCAGCTCGGCCAGTGCGCCCACGATGCCCTTGGCGACGGCGTCACAGGCGGTGATGCCGCCGAAGACGTTGACGAACACGGACTTGACCTGCTCGTCACCCAGGATGACGTCCAGGCCTGCGGCCATGACCTCGGCGGAGGCTCCGCCGCCGATGTCCAGGAAGTTGGCGGGCTTGACGTTGCCGTGGTTCTCGCCGGCGTAGGCGACGACGTCCAGGGTGGACATGACAAGGCCTGCACCGTTACCGATGATGCCGACTTCGCCGTCCAGCTTGACGTAGTTCAGGTCCTGCGCCTTGGCCTTGGCCTCGAGCGGGTCTGCGGATTCCTTGTCCTCAAGCTGGGCGTGCTTGGGGTGGCGGAATTCGGCGTTCTCGTCAAGGGTGACTTTGCCGTCGAGGGCGACGATTTCGCCCGCGCCGGTCTTGACCAGCGGGTTGACCTCAACGAGGGTGGCGTCTTCCTTCTTGAAGACGTCCCAGAGCTTCAGAATGACGCCGGCGACCTTGCCGCGCAGTTCTTCAGCGAACCCGGCGGCAGCGACGATTTCGTCAGCCTTGGCCTGGTCGATGCCCACGGCGGGGTCGATGGCTACCTTGGCCAGGGCCTCGGGCCGCTCAACGGCGAGCTGCTCGATCTCCATGCCGCCTTCAACCGAGCACATGGCCAGGTAGTTGCGGTTGGCCCGGTCCAGGAGGACGGAGAAGTAGTATTCCTCGGCGATGTCCGCACCCTGGGCGATCATCACCTTGTTGACGGTGTGGCCCTTGATGTCCATGCCCAGGATGTTGGTGGAGTGCTCAAGTGCCTCGTCGGCGGACTTGGCAACCTTGACGCCGCCGGCCTTGCCGCGGCCACCGACCTTAACCTGTGCCTTGACGACAGTTACGCCGCCGATCTTCTCGGCAGCTGCCTTTGCTTCTTCAGGGGTGTGCGCCACGATGCCGGCGAGCACGGGTACACCGTGCGCTTCGAACATATCGCGCGCCTGATATTCAAACAGGTCCACGGTTTAGTGTCCTTCTACGTCGAAGTAGTTTCTGTACAGCCGGACAACACCAGATGGTGCGGGCCGGGCTGCGGAATTTAAGCGCCCTGCGGCAGGTCCGGAAACGAGCCACGCGGCGCAATGCTCCTGTGGGAACTCTAGTCCTTTGGAGGGACCGGCCCGTTCCAGACTACCTGTTCTGTGAGTAACGACACTATTCTATGGACCGTAGAAAAACCCCGGGATTACGGGGTTTTTGCGGCCTTGGCGGGCGTGGTTTGGACGTTTTTGCCCTTCGCGGAGATGAGTTCGTAATGATCCCGGCTGATGAAGAAACCGACGCCGCCCGAGACGTTTCCGCAGGCCACTCCCGAGCGGTAGGCCGAGCACCGCAGGCCGTTCCGTTCGAGGTTGCCGCCCTCGGGCAGGACGGGAAGCTTGGAGACCGGCCCGTTGGGTGTGCCCCTCGGTCCGTATTCGGCTTCCATCTGAGTGACGCCGGACCGGCATTCCCCGTAGCGGGCCTTGTGGGGCGTCACGAGTGCCGCGCCGCCCAGATAGCCGAGTCCGGTCCCGGAGCAGTCCTCGCCGATGTCGGCGGCCGCCGGCGCCGGGTATGCCGCGAGCTCGCAGTGTGCCACGGGCACGGTGGCCAGTTTCGCATTGCCGGGATCGCTGAAGTTGTTGGTTTCGTAGGGCAGGTTCAGGTGCGGCCCGCGGGCTGACGTCAGCGCGCACACGACGTTCCGGTCCGCGGTGACGAACGCCAGCACGTCCTCGCCGGCGGCAAAGGCAGCCGGGTCAGTGAGCGGAGCCTGCTTCAGCTGTTCGAGCGCGGGCAGGGGCGCCGGCGGGGTGTAGTCCGGATCCGCGACGGTTACTGAACAGCCGGCCAGGGTCATTGCGAACAGGGCCAACGAAAACAACAGGGCCAAGCCGGCAGCAACTCCTTCCCGGGGCGGCACCGGCACGCTCAGGCGTCGATCTTGGTCAGCGGCGCGTACCTGAGCAGCAGCCGCTTCTCGCCGACGTCGAACTTCACCTTCGCTACGGTCTTGTCCCCGGCGCCCTCGACGGCGAGCACGGTGCCGTTGCCGAAGCTGGTGTGGTTAACCTTGTCCCCCACGCTGACCGAAATGACTTCCTTCTGCGGCTGCACGCGGTTTTTCGCGACGGCGGCAGGGACGTCGGCGTTGAAGCCGGCGGAAGAATCGGCACGGTTGCCGCGGGCCGTTCCGGCGCCCCAGAACGATCCGCTGTACCGGTTGGATCCGATGGATGCCCCGTTGCCCCAGCCGCCGACCTGCCGGCTGGTGCCCTCGCGCTTCCATTCGACGAGTTCGGAGGGAATCTCCTCGAGGAACTGGCTGGCGGGGTTGTACTGGCTCTGGCCCCACATGTTGCGGACCTCGGAACGGGTGACGTAGAGGCGCTTCCGGGCGCGTGTTAGGCCCACGTAGGCGAGCCGGCGCTCCTCCGCCAGTTCCTTGGGGTCCGTGGCGGAACGCTGGTGCGGGAAGAGCCCGTGCTCCATGCCGGTCAGGAACACCACGGGGAACTCGAGGCCCTTGGCCGTGTGCAGCGTCATGAGCGTGACCACGCCCAGCCGCTTGGCCTCCGCCACGGCGGCGTCGATGTCCGCGCCGGGGGCGTCCGGGATCTGGTCGGCGTCGGCCACGAGGGACACCTGCTCGAGGAAGGCCTCGAGGGACCCTTCGGGGTTCTCCTGCTCGTATTCACGCACGACGGCGACAAGCTCGGCGAGGTTCTCCACCCTCGACTCATCCTGCGGATCGTTGCTGGAGCGCAGCGTGGCGAGGTAGCCGGTCTGCTCCAGCACGGCCTCCAGCGCGGCCGCCGCGCCGGAGCCTGCCGCGACCTCGGCGAGGTCGTCCAGGAGCTTCACGAAGCCGAGCACCGCATTGACGGAGCGGGTGGCCATGCCGGGCGCCTGGTCGGCGCGGCGGGCGGCAGCGATGAACGAGGTGCGCTCCCGTTCGGCGAGGGCCGCCACTGCCCCTTCTGCCCGGTCCCCGATCCCGCGCTTGGGTTCGTTGAGGACACGCCGGAGGTTGACGTCGTCGTCCGGGTTGACCAGCACGCGGAGGTACGCCAGGGCGTCCTTGATTTCCTTGCGCTCGTAGAACCTGGTGCCGCCCACCACCTTGTACGGCAGGCCGACGCGCACCAGGACATCTTCGATGGAGCGCGACTGCGCGTTGGTGCGGTAGAAGATGGCGACGTCGCCG contains these protein-coding regions:
- the pcrA gene encoding DNA helicase PcrA, with the translated sequence MDMLFDPYADGPFKAGSHAGAITKSRPETGLMTPAFGSGPGESAGQPVVGPAAGPVDAGPGGEHARHRLPDAGALLAGLNPQQEEAVKHSGSALLIVAGAGSGKTRVLSNRIAYLIATKRAHHGEILAITFTNKAAAEMRERIEVLVGGRAKAMWISTFHSSCVRILRREAANVGLKSNFSIYDSADSLRLITLVAKNLDLDPKKFAPKAIQHKISALKNELIDDDSFAAAANHSDPFESAVADVFKGYTQRLRQANAMDFDDLIAQTVYMFRAFPALADSYRRRFRHVLVDEYQDTNHAQYALVREIVGEGPGAAELTVVGDSDQSIYAFRGADIRNIVEFEKDYPDAHTIKLEQNYRSTQNILSAANSVISRNPNRPEKRLWTAEGEGHKIIGYVGENEHDEAQFIAKEIDRLQDEDNLRPGDVAIFYRTNAQSRSIEDVLVRVGLPYKVVGGTRFYERKEIKDALAYLRVLVNPDDDVNLRRVLNEPKRGIGDRAEGAVAALAERERTSFIAAARRADQAPGMATRSVNAVLGFVKLLDDLAEVAAGSGAAAALEAVLEQTGYLATLRSSNDPQDESRVENLAELVAVVREYEQENPEGSLEAFLEQVSLVADADQIPDAPGADIDAAVAEAKRLGVVTLMTLHTAKGLEFPVVFLTGMEHGLFPHQRSATDPKELAEERRLAYVGLTRARKRLYVTRSEVRNMWGQSQYNPASQFLEEIPSELVEWKREGTSRQVGGWGNGASIGSNRYSGSFWGAGTARGNRADSSAGFNADVPAAVAKNRVQPQKEVISVSVGDKVNHTSFGNGTVLAVEGAGDKTVAKVKFDVGEKRLLLRYAPLTKIDA